From the Lolium rigidum isolate FL_2022 chromosome 2, APGP_CSIRO_Lrig_0.1, whole genome shotgun sequence genome, one window contains:
- the LOC124689078 gene encoding sphingosine kinase 2-like: MEDHHSAAAKVRVNGAPAEATLSTGAGVGGPELRWRYCAGPAAERSLSLEADVLGVEANGKEVVVRAFVAAGKRRRRRDYVFEMADGEGAAAAWGEKLRRCLDSFGRPKRLFVLVNPFGGKRCASKIYEAEIKPMLEAAGVDVTMQETQHGGHARELATSLDLARYDGIVCVSGDGVLVEVVNGILQRTDWEEAIKMPIGIIPAGTGNGMAKSLLHAANQTCSISEALFAIIRGHKQALDVCTLVQGQKKIFSVLSVTWGLVADIDIESEKYRWMGSARFDFYALVRIMNLRRYCGTIHFVPAPGYEAYGEPAKQVESSIVECLEQNGEPQVCSYQGPSAELQGSYWRSIDGPFVAVCLNNVPWATESVMAAPEAKFSDGYMDAVIIRDCPKADLLALMLKMSDGSYVKSKYVTYLKVRSFRLSPGQLVENPKRGGIIDVDGEVIARGEEAYGRNKNQDVMAYGPSVQMTVHQGLATVYCPK, encoded by the exons ATGGAAGACCACCATAGCGCCGCCGCGAAGGTCCGCGTGAACGGCGCGCCGGCCGAGGCGACGCTCTCCACTGGTGCCGGCGTCGGCGGCCCCGAGCTCCGGTGGCGCTACTGCGCTGGCCCCGCGGCGGAGAGGAGCCTCTCGCTGGAGGCCGACGTGCTCGGCGTCGAGGCGAACGGGAAGGAGGTCGTCGTCAGGGCCTTCGTGGCGGCAGGGAAGAGGCGCAGGAGGAGAGACTACGTGTTCGAGATGGCCGACGGCGAAGGCGCGGCCGCGGCGTGGGGCGAGAAGCTCCGACGCTGCTTGGACTCGTTCG GCCGGCCGAAGAGATTGTTCGTCTTGGTCAACCCTTTCGGCGGCAAGAGATGCGCGAGCAAGATCTACGAGGCAGAGATCAAGCCCATGCTCGAAGCTGCCGGTGTCGACGTCACAATGCAAG AGACCCAGCACGGGGGGCATGCCCGGGAGTTGGCCACTTCTCTTGACCTTGCGAGATACGACGGGATCGTCTGCGTTAGTGGTGACGGTGTCCTCGTGGAG GTAGTGAACGGAATTCTGCAGCGAACGGACTGGGAGGAAGCAATAAAAATGCCGATCGGGATCATTCCAGCTG GTACAGGGAATGGCATGGCTAAATCACTCCTGCATGCTGCAAACCAGACATGCTCAATTTCAGAAGCTTTATTCGCCATTATCAGAGGTCATAAGCAGGCCTTGGATGTCTGCACCTTAGTGCAAGGGCAGAAGAAAATTTTCAGTGTGCTGTCAGTTACCTGGG GTTTGGTGGCCGATATCGACATCGAGTCCGAGAAATACAGGTGGATGGGGAGCGCGCGCTTTGACTTTTAT GCTCTGGTTCGCATAATGAATCTGCGACGATACTGCGGAACCATCCATTTCGTGCCTGCCCCGGGCTACGAGGCGTACGGGGAGCCTGCCAAGCAAGTCGAGAGTTCCATCGTGGAATGTCTGGAGCAGAATGGGGAACCTCAGGTGTGTTCTTATCAAGGTCCTTCAGCTGAGTTACAAGGttcatactggagatccattgatGGCCCGTTTGTGGCCGTGTGCCTCAACAACGTGCCATGGGCTACTGAGAGTGTCATGGCAGCTCCTGAAGCCAAG TTCTCAGATGGATATATGGACGCAGTCATAATCAGAGATTGTCCAAAGGCTGATCTTTTAGCTCTGATGCTAAAGATGAGCGATGGGAGCTATGTGAAGTCGAAATATGTTACATATCTCAAG GTGAGATCTTTTCGGTTATCACCAGGACAGCTTGTGGAGAATCCCAAAAGGGGTGGCATCATAGACGTGGATGGCGAGGTGATTGCCAGAGGAGAAGAAGCGTATGGCAGAAACAAGAATCAAGATGTGATGGCGTATGGTCCTTCTGTTCAAATGACAGTGCACCAGGGCTTGGCCACTGTATATTGTCCCAAATGA